CTGTATTACCGAATCAGATGTAGCTGCCTGCAAGGGCCTGTTCCATGGCATCAATATCAAGCTGACGAAGTGTGGGGGCATCACGCCTGCCCGCAGGATGATCGCTGAGGCCAGGGAACTGGGCCTGAAAGTGATGACAGGGAGTATGAACGAAAGTACAGTAGGTACATCGGCAGTCGCTCACCTGTTGCCTTACCTGGATTATGTAGATATGGATGGGCCATTGTTACTGGCGGAAGATGTTGCAGATGGCGTGAAGATCGTAGATGGTAAGATCTACTATGCCGACAGGCCCGGTACAGGTGCAATCCTGAAATAGTCCGTTATGAAAAATATAATCACCCTTGTTTTGTTGCTGGGCTGCACCATCCATGTGCAGGCACAACTGATAGCCCGATTTACAGTAAAAGCAGGAGCATATCCTGCTGCAAATTTACCTCTTAGCTGTGCATTTGATACGTTGATAATGGACTGGGAAGAGGTGGAGCTGGTAGAGGTCAAAGGAAAGGAACGCCTTATTACCCCCTTTCAGATCGAACCCGGGAAGATCTGGTTTATCCTGATGAGCAATACAAAACCTGGAGAAACCCGCGTATTTGAACTACAGGAACGAAAATATCCCGTCAAAGTAATTATCGACCTGGTTTGGGCACTGGATACGGCCGGTGTACTAACCATTTCTGAAATGGGGAAGGCACGTTTACAATACCATACAGTTGGTATAGATACTATTTACCATCGCAGTGGGTTTATACATCCTTTATGGGCACCCAATAGTCAGGTGCTTACCAATATCCAGCCCAGGGATCACCTACATCACTACGGCATCTGGAATCCCTTTACCCATGCCTTGTTTAGAGAAAAAGAAGTTGATTTCTGGAACATGCAGAAAAAAGAAGGACGCGTGGATTTTGTGAGTTTTGTAAGTAAAAGCATGGGGAAGGTATATGGCGGATTTAAAGCACTGCAACAGCATATGGCAGGAGACGTAAAGGCACTGGATGAGTTGCTGGACGTAAAAGTGTATTACAGCGGGGCTGATTCCGCCCGCTATATATGGGATTATACTTCTACTCTCAATTGTGCCGGCCTGGACGAAATCATTATGCAGCAATACCGGTATGGAGGGGGATTTGGACTAAGAGCTACTGCGGATTGGAAAGCGGATAATACCACTTTGCTGACAGATGCCGGCAAGACCCGCAATAATTCAGACAGCACCCGTGCCCGCTGGGTGAAAATAACCGGCCATACAGCCAAAGGTCGTTCTGGCATGTTAATCCTCTGTGCACCTGACAATTTTGACGCACCGCAACCGCTAAGGGTATGGGATGAAAAGGCAGAACATGGGGAATTGATGTTGAATTATAGTCCTACGAAAATGAAAGAGTGGAGAATGCATTACGGACGGGAATATAGCCAGCGGTATCGGGTAGTCGTATTCGACAATGACTTGTCAGTAGCAGAATCAGAGGCCGCCTGGCAGGCATTTGCACATCCGCCGAAAGTTACCTGCGTCTTACTTCACGGTAAGCAATAATCGCATTGAAGAGCCCTACAAAACCCATCAGGAGCAGGATGGCAATGAGGCCCCACTGACCGGTGGCCCGGAATATAAACCGTTCTAACCTGGATAGCTGGTTGAAACTGCCGGCATCAAAATTATGGTAAAACTGCATATAGCGCAGGAGGGCGAAGCCAAAACCAATCAGGGTCAGAAGGGTTGTCCAGACAACAGTGGTCCAGGTGGATACATCCTCATCATGACGTTTGGTAGACATGATAGTAATATACATAAAAAAAGCTTTTGCCGAAAGACAAAAGCTTTTTTAACTGCTCTAATATATAAGATTTTAAATCGCGATAGCATGTTCCTGCTCCTGATTAGCCGCCTGCAGTGCTTCGAGTAAAGCTTCTTTTGCAAACGGCTGGTCAAACCACTTATCCACACTTGCATACACAATCTTCAGGGAAGGAGTGAGAACATAGATCCCCGGAACCGGTACATCTGCTTCGATACCCGCTACCCTATCCCAGATAGGATCGGTGGTAGCATACAGGCCTGCTTTTTTTGCAATACCATTGTACTGATCAAAGATGGTCGCAAATGGCAGCTGGTATTGTGCAGTGGCGTTTTCGAAAGTTTGTTTATCATTAGTTGTTGCTACTACCAGCTGACCACCCAGTACACGGATATCAGCATATACTTCCTGCAGTTTTTCCAGCAGGGTATTACCATAATTATTCCAGTGAATAGAATGGAACGCCAGCACCAGCGGACGATCTATCACCTGTGTAACAGGCAGGGAACCATTCAGTGATTTGAGCGTATCAGAAGTAGCAATGATGTTCTTTTTATGTATATGGAAGGAAGGCAAGGTCTCACCTGCCTGTAATGGTTTGATCGGTGTTCTGTCCTGACTTCTTTTAGGAAAAAATTCAATTTCGAATTCAGGAGCGATGTCGGCGTATCTATATAAGTTATTATTGTTAGTGGCCATGGTAGTAAGGTTGATTTGAATTGTTAATGGTAGTTCGATTTTTAAGAAACGGAATAAAACGCTGGGATCACATGCACATACAACAGCAGGCATCTGGGGTTATAGAACAAAATTGGCCATTGAATTTTTCTGATGTTGTCCTGTTAGGCATGTGATTAAATTTTAGATGATTGCCTGTTATTAACATCACAAAGATAAGGGAATTATTATTACCCCACCAACTTTGTAGGGTAATATTTTTTAAGATTGATTATCAGGTGTTTGTATTGGATATTTCGGAAGAGAGGGGGGATAGGAGCCCGATTTTATCTATGTCTGATTCCAATCTGCCCCAAATAAGCGGTTCATTTTTGTATCTATATCATTGATGATGATTGTCTGCTTATTTGCGAATGCGTAATATGGCTTCTTTCAGCACTAAGGGCTGATTCAAAATACCTGTGGTCTGCAGCGGTTTCAGTACCGGGTTTTCACGACATTCAACTGAACAGTAACGTGAACGGTTATACATGATAACAGTCCTGAAATGATCATGACATGATTTTTGTGTATTTATTATTGGGCCGAACCGTATGGCACACTTTGTCTGCCATACGGTTCACCTATTTTACGCCTGTGGCCATGGATTCTGGAATGTAGAGCTGCCGAGCTGTAGTTCTCTGGCAGAGAGTACCAGTTTTACCTGCATGGGAATTTCACCACTGGCCTGGAAATGCTCAAAATATTCTACACAATAGGCATCGGTAAACTTAAGCTCTTTCATTTTAGACATCGCATCGCGACGATAAAAGATAATACTGCCACTCTTGGTTTGCGTATTTGAAATCATCCAATCAAACAGATTGGTGTCGCCATCTGATTCAAGCAATACAGTCAATGAACCTCCGATAGGGCGGGCAGCGGGTTTACCATTATGGTCCGTGTGTTGGGTAAAAGAATACTGACAATCCAGTACATTGATTTCTTCTCCGTCTAATCGCATTACTGCTTTGAATGACATACCTGAAGGTTTTGTTTTAACAATAAATTTATGGTGCAGCAAATGAATTGGGGTTATATCAATTTCAGATGCCGGATTAACGCAGATGATATATCTTTATAAGGATAAATGGGCATCACAAAAATAATTATTCTGATAGATATTCTAAATTTTATTTGTAACCCACTGCATTGAACAAGTCGATCTTTCCGCCCTTGCTTCTTCTACTAAAATACAATGCTACATGGGGTTAATAAAATAAAAAATCAATGCTTGTTGTTTAATGATTAATTATAAAGTGACAAGAAATTTAAATTTGTGTTTAACTTGAATTGTGATTTAACCTAATTGAAATGTAGTCGTTTAACTATTACCGTATTTATTATAGTAATGGAGAATCAACTTTTATCGTTCTGACAGTAAAGTGGAAAACCCTGCTGATTAACCGCTTATTAAATAATTTATATACATTTTCGCGTATCTTTACTGCGAAACAATGACCCAAAATAGACTTAACCCTTGATCGGATAATATTTTTTAGAAAAACCTTGAATCATCCAAATGACCCTGGCTACTTATACAATTCACGCTCCAGAGGTGCAGGCCGCCATACGTATTGCTCAGGCCCTCGCCAAAGAACATCAGCATGTGCAATATACGCCTGCACATCTTTTACTGGCATGTTTGCATAAAGAACTAAATCTCACTGCACCCTTGCAGGCAATGGGCGTTGATGTCTATTACCTGGAAGAATGGGCCGAAGTAAGACTGGATAGTTTACCGAAAGGATCCCGCATTCCGGATGAACCAGAGGCTGATGAGAATGCCACTAATATCTTGCAGGAAGCGGATTCAATCAGGCTTGAATACGATCTGGATATGGCAGATGCCTGGTGCCTGCTGGTAGCAATCAGCACCCCTGGTGTGGGTTTTACTTTCGAACAACTCAAATCATTTCCGGTACAGCGTACACAACTGCTTACACATTTTATCAAAGATGTGCCGCAGCCAAATCTGAATGGTATTTCAAAACCGACAGCTGCCGGAAAACTGAAATATATTTATCGCCTTACTGATCCCCGGTACCTGCGAATGAAGCATGCACTTGCTGGCAGGGATGCAGAAGTGCGTACCATGCTGGAGATCCTTTCCCGTAAAGGTCGTTCCAGCATTCTCCTGATTGGTGAAGGTGGTGTGGGCAAGACTTCCATGGCAGAAGCACTTGCAAAAGCCATTGTGCAAAAACAAGCGCCTGCCCAGTTACAAGATACTGATATCTATGCACTCGACTATGGCGCATTTATAGCTGGTGCTGCTTATAAAAATGAACTGGAAGACAGGTTACAGCAGATCATTTCTCACTTAAAGGAGAGGGGCCGTCATGTATTATTCATAGACAACCTGCACACCTTGCTGGATAAGCAACCCGGTTCTGCCGGTGGCATGGGCAATGTACTTAAAGCTGCTATTGCCAAGGGAGAGCTCATCGTGATCGGTTCCTGTACACCAGAGGGCTTCCGCAAAATGATTGAACCAGATAGCCTGCTGCGGCATTGTTTTGAAACAATGAACCTGGCTGAACCGGATGAGGCCCTGGCCGCGAGAATGATCAAAGCAGTGATGCCTGATTATGAAAGCTATTACCACCTGACGGTGGATAAAGAAGTGATCACAGAGGCTATCCGACTGTCACGCCGTTACCTGAAAGAGCGTAGCTTACCGGATAGTGCAATCAATTTACTGGACCGTACCCTGGCTGCTATCAGAACAACGGCAGATACCGGCAGACAAGTAGTAGATGATTTAAAAAAACAGTTTGAAACGATTGAAAATGATCGCACAGAACTCCTCTGGTGGTATCAGCAATGTATGCAACGCTTAAGTGCTTTGTTGACCACAAGGCTCCATATCGGGCATGAGGTCACTAAGATAGAAGATATTGCCACATTAAAGGCTGTTTTAGGCGATATTCTGGCCCAATTGGATGTGCTGGCTTCAGAGGTCCACAATGCGGTTAAAACCGTGGATTTGGCTACTATGATTGCCGAAAGCACGGGGATCCCATTGGGCAAGATCCAATCATCTGAAAGGGAGCGATTAGTGAATATGGACCTGGAGTTGCGTAAACGTGTTGTGGGCCAGGACCACGCCCTGAAAACCGTATCTGAGGCCATTCTGGAATCCCGCTCAGGTTTAAGCCGGCCAGGGCAGCCCATTGGCTCCTTCTTCTTCCTCGGCCCTACAGGTACCGGGAAGACCGAACTGGCCAAATCTTTGGCAAATTTTTTGTTCCAGGATGAGAGAAGCATGATCCGGTTTGATATGTCTGAATTTAAAGAAGAACATTCAGCTGCATTGTTGTACGGAGCCCCTCCGGGTTATGTTGGTTATGAAGAAGGTGGTCTGCTGGTAAATAAAATCCGCCAGCAACCCTACGCTGTTGTATTGTTTGATGAAATAGAAAAGGCCCATCCTTCCGTATTCGATATTTTTTTACAGATCATGGATGAGGGGAAATTGCATGACCGCCTCGGTAAGACCGGCGATTTTTCCAATGCCCTTGTGTTGTTTACCTCAAATATAGGGAGTGAAATAATTGCTGATTCTTTTCGCAACGGAGTTATCCCGCCATCACAACAGCTGATGGAGATAATGGCAAAAAAATTCCGCCCTGAGTTCTTAGGCCGGCTGACAGAAATAGTGCCGTTCGGACCAATACAGGCAGAAAATGTAGTAAAGATATTTGACATCCATCTGCAACACCTGCTGCAATTGCTGAAGCAACAGCAAATAGCATTAGAAGTGTCTGTTACAGCAAAGGAACAGCTGGCTGCAGAAGGATATTCGCCCCAGTACGGAGCAAGGCCACTCAAAGAAGTGATTCGTGCCAAACTGCGGAAGCCGCTTTCAAAAATGATCATAGAAGGGAGTTTACAACCACATCACAAAGTAGTATTGGATGTGGATGGGAATGGCGGATTAGTCTGGGATATTCGTTAACTTAGAAAGTAGAACCATAGCGCATTTATTGTAGTAAAAACCATTTATTATGAATGATAATTACGGAATTGGCGGCACCGAGGTAAAGCTCGACGCCAATGAGGCCATTGTTGAAATCTCCCATAACCGGACCTTGTTTGCTGAAAAGTTGACCCGGCAAACCCCTGTTAAACCGGAGATAGTACAGGGATTAACCACTGTGGAAGATGTGTTTGAGCATTATAAACCCGCTGTAAATATGCTCTATCGTGATGCCGAAGGCCGTACCATACCCGAAAACCTGGAATTCCATAACCTGGGTGATTTTGGCGTGAAAGGGATTACTGCCCAGAGCAAATTCCTGAACGACCTCGCTACCGAGAAAGAGCAGTATCTCAGGATCATGAAACACCTGAAAACAAACAAGATCCTGAAAGCAGCACTGGCAGATCCTTCCGCCAGAGAAGCTTTACTCGGTTCTGTCAGGCAGTTGCTTGCTGATCTGAAAAAGTAGTTCGTACCATTTAATTCTTACCCATGACAGAATTACAAAAACAACAGGGGGAACAGCAGGAAGAACAACTGCAAACCGCGCCCGGACAAAAAGAATCTGCATCTCTACAGGAAAATCTCGATATACTTGCCAAATACGGTGGATTTGATCTGCTGGAAGGCACCATTGAAGGTGTACAAAATCTGAACCCTGAACGCAAAGCCCGTCGCAATATCTTCCTGACCGAAAGCTCCAAAAAAGGAGAAAGGGAATACCTGAAAAAAACACTGGAACTCTGGGAAAAAGTGCTCACTGAAGCGCAGGACCTCCCCGATATGGTAACCTATTGTACTGAACATTCCGAACAGGCAGGCAATGTACTGACCCACAACCTGGCAGAAGCGGTAGAAGCCACCAGGGAACTGGAACAGTCCTATCGCAACGTAGCATTGTTCTTTAAAAATACAGAGTCTGACAAGGTGAAGAATATATCCTTCATCAACGTTGAGGCCGATCAGATTAAAGACCTGGATAATACCCGCTTCATTGATGCCATTCAGCAGGAACTGGTGCAGAACTATGATCGTCTCGATCTGCGTGATAACTATAGCCTCCTGATCCTGCCGGGTTACTTAGGCTCTAACAAAGTGCTGGAGAAATGGGCAAAGATCGCTTACGAAAACAAGGCCATGCTGGTAACAGACTTCTCTCACCTGGATGCGCCTGATGACGTCATGGAAATGTTTGAACTGGCTAACCTGACAGGTGGCGAGATTCATCGTTCTAATGTGATTATGACTGCCAACTGGCTTGTAGGCCGTGGTAAGTTCGACGAGATCAATGAGCAGGACAATTTATACGTTCCACCTTCCGGCGCACTGGCAGGTAAGATCTATAAAACACTCATGTCACAGGTTACTGCCGGTAAGAAATTTGGTGGTATCAACGAAGTAGATGGTGTGAAATTCGAACTGAAGAAAAGCGAAATTGCTAGCCTTGAAAAAATGGGCCTCATCCCAATGGTAAAGGAATACGGCAAGGTAATGGCTTTCAGTGCAAAAACTTTGTTCAATGGTGATAACATTGGTCTGCAGACTTACTCTGTCGTACGCGTATTTGACTACGTGACCAAAGTATTGATGGACTTCCTGAATCGCCGTGCATTTGAAAACTTCAATGCAAATACCCGCAAAGACCTGATGAAACAGATCATCCGCTTCCTGGACAGTATAACGGGGCCGGATAAACTGATTGAAGATTTCAACATCCGCCGCTTTGAGCAGGATCCTTCGCAAAAAGATCGTATTCACCTGGATATACACCTGAAACCATACTTCCCTGCCAAGAACTTCCTCATTAAAATGGATGGTCACAAAGGGGATGATGGGAATGATTGGAATACAGAATATGAGCAGGATAAAGCATAAAATGATTCGTGGCGAATTAACTTATTGATGATAAACAAACTGTAGTTCCCCCTCCTGGAGGGGGAGCCTGTTTTTTAAGCCGTGATCACTGATGTAAACATAATAACAAAAGCAAGGAAAAAGTCAGATGAAGCAATTGCTAACAGGCGTACTCTGTGTTTGCTTATTGTCGTGGGGCCATGCTTCAGGGCAAGCGCAGCCAGACAGTATTATCACGACGAAAGGCGCCGTCACCCTTATAACCTGTGGATCTTCCATCAGCACATTTCAAATTGGCGATGGAAAAAATTCGGATTACGACTATCGCATCGTAGATGGGAATGTCGTATTTATACGGCCGGTAGTGGCAAACCCAAGACCGACCAACCTGGTGATCAGGGAGGGAGATAATATTTTTTACATGATCCTGGCCTACAGGGAAAAGGTTGGATTGTCAAAACTAAAGTACAACCTGTCTGGCGGTGCTTCAGCATCCAGGACCTCTACCGGGGCCCAGAATACGACAGGTGGCACTTCCTCCACTGCTAATACTTCTGATCCGGCGGCAGATGATAACACCCCGGTTCCGGATGTTGATACCGTAACCGTAGGCAACATCGCTGCTGACTTTATAAAGCAGCGGAAAGTGCAGCGGCAGTATGAAACTACCTCAGAGAGTATTACGGTGACGTTTTCACAGGCCATGAGTCTGAATAACCTGATGTATTTGTGTTTCAGGATTAAGAACCAAAGTGGTACACCTTACCAGGTGGGTAAAATAACGATCATGCATAAAGTATATACCGATACTGCCACACTGCATCACCTGCCTGTTGCATACAAAAAAGGACCTTCTTTTTTTGGAGGAAGAGATGAGAAGAACGTAGTGTTTGTAACACCTGCACCCGTACTGAAGAAAGCTGATGAACTCATCTTCATCATGTACAATGCAGCAACAAAGAGCCAGATTGTTCTCTACGTGCCAATGACAGGGCTGCCCAAATATATGGTCACTAAATGATCCGGCGCTATCTCCATATAATCCTTGTTTGTGCCTGTTGTATGATAACAGGAGGACTGTCTGCACAGCAGGTAGCCTTTTGCGGAGAATCTGTGCCTATGGAGCGTGATTTTGTCAATTACAGGCTGATGGATGTGATAAAGGGTCATCTTCGTTACCGTAATTTTCTGCCAGCTTTAAAGGCCAGATCAGAGCAGTATTTTCCGCTCATTGTACCCATCTTACAGCAGTACCATATACCAGAAGATTTTAAATACCTGCCTATCGTGGAAAGTGGTTTTACCAATGCCACATCTATCGTAGGTGCACAGGGCGTGTGGCAGCTGATGCCGGCTACTGCTACTACCTTAGGACTGGATGTAAGTGATTCGAATGATGAGCGGAATGAGCTGCTGAAATCTACACATGCAGCCTGTAAATACCTTGTAAAACTTTACAACCAGCTACATTCCTGGACACTGGCTGCTGCAGCGTATAACTGTGGCGCAGGCAATATCTCACGCAATATCCGCAAGCAGGGTAGTAGTGATTATTACCAGCTGATACTGAACAGCGAAACGGCACAGTACATTTACAAGATCATTGCCATAAAGCAATTATTTGAATATCCTGAATTGTACATTCCTGAATTCGGTTACAATGTGTTCAATAAAACAACAGTAAATGCATCAGTTTTTAATGCAGGTTCTGCATTAGAATCAGATAAACGATTCAGGAGTATCAAAATCAATATCGGCGGAAAATCAGAAAAGGTAGCGGTTACATCACTGGCAGCTAAGATGCAGAGCAGTAAAAGCTTTGAAGATGGGCAGCTGGTAAGTATACTGTTGTTGGATGATCTGCAGGCGAATGGTGTGTATATCAGGAAACAAACAAAATTATCCGGTAGAGGATGGCTGGTGAGTAACCGTATTTATGTAGATCTTGGATTTGGAAATATGGTCGTGCTTTGCGATGCCGGGGGCAAGAAAGGAGTGACGCCGGAAACATTAAAAACAGGAGGAGAGGTGCGCCTCCAGAAAATATAAAAGAGCTTGGCTCATAAATAAAAATGACGGCTGAGAATTGCTTAAACGGGTACCCGACTCCATCAGGGATACGAATAACAAGAGGCTTTATCTGGATTATGATACAGCCTCTTGTTATTTCTGAAAATGACTTTCATGCCCGTTGGTGAACGCTGTCTTTCATGAATGTTTTATTACATCAATACATCGTTCATAAATATTCTATACGGATAATTATTCGTTCCATTCTCTTTCAATTGCTGCAACATCTCATCCTTCATATACAACAAACTTCCTTCCGCATATAGGTTCGCCGGTTTCGATAACGTAATCTTGATATCCAGTGTTCTGCTATACCCCTCAGAAGCACCTGGTTTTACAGACACTCCTTTCACAATGCTCACTTCTCTCAGTTCCTTACCCATCACAAATTTCACCATCGCCTTCATATCCTCCGGTGTTACTATTCTATTGCGTGTAAGCAAATGATACCTGTACAAATTGATCTTTTCATCAATACTCAGACGGTCCTTACCCCCCTGCGTATTCGACAGCAGGGCGATAGAATTAGGTTGTAACTGTACACTTCCATACTCCTGCAATTTGCTGCCCATACGGATATTATTGGCAGTGCTCCCGTTGGTAGTGAAAAATTCTAAAAACAAATAATCAGCATTTTCCTTTGGCTTGATCATCAGGTAAGGAATATTCCCCCTGTTGGCCGTAGGCTGTAACTGTTCTTCCAGCGAAGCAATCAGCTGGTGGAGTTCTCTCATTCTACTGGCTACATAGTCATTGCGCACCTCTTCGAAGAGCGAGCTTTCATCCCTGATTACTTCAATCAGGTAAGCAATGATCTCCTTTGCTTCGCGGCTATCGAACCTGCCAATTCCACTGCTCCTGATTACCAGTTCCCCTTCCTGCATTTCTCCGCTAGTCGTAAAGTTACGCACATGGTAATCGGTGCCTGCTACATCGTATACACGTTTCACATCAAAGTAAATATCGTTGGTGTGCAGCGGCATAATGTTCAGGTACTTGTTTAGTCGTTGTGATTGCTCGTTCAGTTTTTTATTGACCACCGGAAAACTGTTGATACTGCAAAAGATGTCTTCCAGTAAAGAGTGCCGGATAGTTTCCGGGAATTCAATCCTGATCCACACAATCTCCTGTTGCAATCTGCTGCTGGCCTGCCCAAATACATGATGCAGTGCAGGCGGAAAAGGCATGGCGGCTGGTAATTGATCCGTGCTGGTAATGGTCAGAAAATGCTGTTTAAAACGTTGTAATACCTGCTGTCCATAGCGTGTATTGGTATCGAAAGCCGGTTGCATAATGGCTTCCAGGTCTTCTTCAGCAGCACTCTTGCTATGAGTATAACCACTTTTTACCTGAAGCTGCGTTTCCCCTACATAAAATTTAGCCAGTGGCAGGTAATGATAAAACATTTCCTGCAGGTGTACATTTCGCAGATCAAAGAAAAATGAGAGCCCTTCTGCGGAGGTATGGGCGCCTTCCATACTTAGACCCAACCAAAGATGATTAGGCGGCGTATCGGCCTGTAAATTGCCTTGCAGGACCTGTTCCTTGAACCAATGGTCCCTGGTCTCAAACAATTTACCACCAATCACGCTATATTTTACCTGTCCGCGGAACAGGCGCTGATGTGCAAGGGGCATGAAAAAAAGGTCCTGGCTATTAAAGCCGTTCCTCAGTGAATAGAAAAACTGGTGCTCAGGCGTCAGGGAGGCTGTACGTTCATTGCAGCTGGCATGCAGAATGCCATAGGCTGGCTGACTACTGGTAATGGGTTCCGGCATCATGATCTGTGCCAGCCGTTCTACCAGTCTTGCATGGGAAACCTCTGCCTCACCCTGGATCTTTTCCAGTTCACTGGCACAGGCTTCCAACAGTAATTGTACAATGGGATCAAAGGAGGTTTCTACCTCTGCATCAGGGTATCCCCACAGCCTGGCGGCTGTTTTAAGCATCCGGTCTTTGATTCGTTCTTTTTGTTCTTTTGCCAAGGGGTTAAGGGTTTAGGTTTAATAAATTACAAACACGGCATTTCCTCCTGAAAAAATAAAATTAATCATACGACAATGGGCTTACGTAAAAGAAACTACTATAGTGGAACTCAGTTTTATTCCTCGCCAACACACCCGTTACTGTCACTCTTATCTTCTTCTTTACCTTCTTCGCACTGACCCCCATTAATTCCTCCTGACTGATCTGCGCCACTACCCTGGTCTGTGTCAGTCGTTTCTCATACCTGTTGATAGATGCCCTGATGGACAATTCTACCTGTTCCTTCACTTCATTGTTCGACGCCCTGATATCGAAATCGCTGTCCCACAACTGGCAGCCATACTGGGGATCATCTTTATTTTCCCCGAGTACGGTTGTGATTAACAACTGAATATGTTGTCCTACAGATTCTTCCAGGTTCACATCCGGCAAATCCTGCTTCTGCAAAATTCTGGAGAAGTCCATCGGTAATTTATAATACTGCTGTTTCATTTTTTAATGATTAAAAAATGCCTAAGAATTTCTTGTCATACCGCACACGTATTTCCTTCACACAACCGTTTTGATCTTTGATCAGGTTTACTACTTCAATCTTAAACCTTCTCTTGCCGCGAATGCGTGAGCAGAAATGACTGAAGGTATCTGTATCCTTATCATTCAGCAATACTCTTGCATTGATGTTTTCACAAAGATATGCGGAGAAATCGCTGGCGTTTTTTTGTTTGTCCACCACCTGGCTCAGCATAAACTTAAATTCATCATCTGAAACGGATGGTACTTTAGGCTTCTCTGGCGCAGCAGGTACGGGCGCAGGCTCTGGTGTCTTATTCTCATCAGGAAATGGCATGGGAGTAAAGTCTGGTACCTTGTGATTGCTTTGTGCAGGGAATACCATGATATGCTTGGTCACCATCTTACTGCTATCGCCATTGATGATCAGTGACAGAATACGTTCACCCGGGGAAGAGAATGTGTAAGTAACACTACGGCCACTATGCACTTCAGCACCTCTTTGCAGCAGCTGCCATTGCCATGTATTGGCATTTGCTGTACTATTGGTGAAAGTAACAGCACGACCAGCCAATATTTCTTCCGGACCATCGATTGTGGGGTAGAGGTCGGCGGCTGGCGCAGGTGTGTTATCTGCTAAAGCATTAATAATAATCACCTCCTGGTTCCATGTACACTTGCCATGTGATAAGGTGACCATGTAGGTGCCAGCTTTGGTAAA
This window of the Chitinophaga sancti genome carries:
- a CDS encoding GPW/gp25 family protein — its product is MKQQYYKLPMDFSRILQKQDLPDVNLEESVGQHIQLLITTVLGENKDDPQYGCQLWDSDFDIRASNNEVKEQVELSIRASINRYEKRLTQTRVVAQISQEELMGVSAKKVKKKIRVTVTGVLARNKTEFHYSSFFYVSPLSYD
- a CDS encoding lytic transglycosylase domain-containing protein, coding for MITGGLSAQQVAFCGESVPMERDFVNYRLMDVIKGHLRYRNFLPALKARSEQYFPLIVPILQQYHIPEDFKYLPIVESGFTNATSIVGAQGVWQLMPATATTLGLDVSDSNDERNELLKSTHAACKYLVKLYNQLHSWTLAAAAYNCGAGNISRNIRKQGSSDYYQLILNSETAQYIYKIIAIKQLFEYPELYIPEFGYNVFNKTTVNASVFNAGSALESDKRFRSIKINIGGKSEKVAVTSLAAKMQSSKSFEDGQLVSILLLDDLQANGVYIRKQTKLSGRGWLVSNRIYVDLGFGNMVVLCDAGGKKGVTPETLKTGGEVRLQKI
- a CDS encoding PKD domain-containing protein; the encoded protein is MVLYTFLALLSISMIILAFQVTGREDCSQISIELASRNNAGKHTSFSTGEVITFKAATTAGSDSGLTWDFGDSTATTSGLQVYHAFTKAGTYMVTLSHGKCTWNQEVIIINALADNTPAPAADLYPTIDGPEEILAGRAVTFTNSTANANTWQWQLLQRGAEVHSGRSVTYTFSSPGERILSLIINGDSSKMVTKHIMVFPAQSNHKVPDFTPMPFPDENKTPEPAPVPAAPEKPKVPSVSDDEFKFMLSQVVDKQKNASDFSAYLCENINARVLLNDKDTDTFSHFCSRIRGKRRFKIEVVNLIKDQNGCVKEIRVRYDKKFLGIF
- a CDS encoding type VI secretion system baseplate subunit TssF, producing the protein MAKEQKERIKDRMLKTAARLWGYPDAEVETSFDPIVQLLLEACASELEKIQGEAEVSHARLVERLAQIMMPEPITSSQPAYGILHASCNERTASLTPEHQFFYSLRNGFNSQDLFFMPLAHQRLFRGQVKYSVIGGKLFETRDHWFKEQVLQGNLQADTPPNHLWLGLSMEGAHTSAEGLSFFFDLRNVHLQEMFYHYLPLAKFYVGETQLQVKSGYTHSKSAAEEDLEAIMQPAFDTNTRYGQQVLQRFKQHFLTITSTDQLPAAMPFPPALHHVFGQASSRLQQEIVWIRIEFPETIRHSLLEDIFCSINSFPVVNKKLNEQSQRLNKYLNIMPLHTNDIYFDVKRVYDVAGTDYHVRNFTTSGEMQEGELVIRSSGIGRFDSREAKEIIAYLIEVIRDESSLFEEVRNDYVASRMRELHQLIASLEEQLQPTANRGNIPYLMIKPKENADYLFLEFFTTNGSTANNIRMGSKLQEYGSVQLQPNSIALLSNTQGGKDRLSIDEKINLYRYHLLTRNRIVTPEDMKAMVKFVMGKELREVSIVKGVSVKPGASEGYSRTLDIKITLSKPANLYAEGSLLYMKDEMLQQLKENGTNNYPYRIFMNDVLM